The Vicia villosa cultivar HV-30 ecotype Madison, WI unplaced genomic scaffold, Vvil1.0 ctg.000182F_1_1, whole genome shotgun sequence DNA segment TCACTTTTACTTATCTCATTACAATTACATATTGTCTTGTACTATTACATTCATGACTACGTGATTAGTACTCGGATTCATAATTGCTATGTTTCCCGCTTACTTCTTCTTTCATTATATATATTTCTTAACTTTTATTTTGTAAAAGTCAAACTCGTAcgaacgcacgggtcttctactagtttatTCAAATAGACAACAACAatgattttatttacaaaactaaGGAGGTATAAACTCTTCTCTAGCTACACATCTACACCATTTTCTGATACACATCTACACCATTTTCTGATACACTTTGCTATCATAGGTCTTTGACACCTAGATGGAGGACAATTCGAATCACTAGAACATGTCATATTAGGATATAACGCTGTAAGGATATATAAAAGATGATAAAATTATGTAAATTATATTAGTTAAAACATTCTGTATAAactaaataagaaaattaaaaaaaaaaaaaaaaaaaagataagaatgactTACATTCAACTTTCATAGTAGcaaaaatttgagaaaatatGATAAACGTGACATAAACAAACTTTGCAATTTTAGTCATATTTCACCCTTTTCATGTAATAAATGGTTTTATCATTTTAGAAATTATAAAGTTCGTCTTAAGTAGACCAGTAAAATAATTTGTAGCTCTTGTGGAATCGTAAAGACActtcataaaaattattattaaatatcactccattgaattgtaattattattaaatgTCGTTTATGcttatttatgaattgtgtttGCCTCTTTAagacatttaaattttttttcagaaTCTTTCTCTCTTTCATGTTAgtctttcttccttttttttaatatattttactataGTTGTCATTTTCCTCAAATAAAGAAAAATTCAGTTATAGTTGTCATTTtcctcaaataagaaaaaaattcagTTATTTCCAATATCAACTTTATGTCTCGTACAATATTCATTTGAGGTGTTTTCGTCATTTCAACATTAACATTGTGTCTGTCTATTAATTCTTTACAAAGCCTGCTATTTTTTTTCAGATTcgataaattaaaaatttagacCAACTATAAGAAAGTTTACATTTTCATACGAAAATTTCAAAAGGAATTAATTTTGACtcaaaatatgtaaaaaatttaCACAAATTTCAGCAAAATATTCATTTGTTGTATattaagtttctttttttttgagaaattttatCCCAAATATATGCTTAATATTGAAATAGATTTCAGACATATTTCAATTATATAGAGAATTAGATACTGATTTCAGATAAAATCACAATTGttatatgttttattaattttttaaaaaatttaaatgctAAAATACTATTCACTAGatgaatacaatttttttaaacctCACTTACCTCTTTCATTCAATAAATAACCTAAATACTATGTCACAATGTTATTGCACATATTTCTTTTTGTAATATGTAGTTTAGGTAAAGCTAATGTagtatcatataaatttaatttacatAAATGTAAGTTAAGTTATAGAAAAATCTCAATTGCTAAAATGTAATAGATATAATATTGTAGGATCAAAAGCATGTATTTTTAaggaaaaatacttattttattctCTTACCTATACCCTTGATTTTATATTTGTCCCTTAATTTTTTTGGTGTCATCTTGCTCTCTTAGGATTTGTTTGGTTCAAATAAAGGAGagagattttaatggagggagAGTAGAGAAGGGGGAGGTgagaaattttttttaatcaaataactGTTTGGTTCAAAAGAAGAGAGAGGAggagttttaattaaaaatatgtttagtTCAGAAGGGAAGTGGATgagttttattaataaattacatttttatcATTAAGATCTTGTATAAGTAATatgatatttaaatataaaaagttcatacatattttttgataataaattttttaatattgagGGACTAAAACGTTATAATTTACCGTTATATAAATAAACTGAATACACTTATTTAGATTATAACTCTCTGACACAAATGAAATTATATGCTAATAAGAAATTTTAAATCGTGATGAATGATCTTAAtacataaaataagttattaataaaattaataatttaaaatttttagtaaaataaatataaaaaaataaaataaagtgaatgatttgaaatttgatataaaagaaaatataataagataaattacaatattaaaagaaaaaatggacattaaaaaaatataaaaataatgtaatgattatgattttatatttagtaaaaaaatttagaaggtagataatagttataataagttgatagaaacaATCGAGAGAGAAATCACATAGAAGAGAGGTAGTAACACGAAGAAAAAATCGAAATACTAAAATTAAACTGAGAATTTTTTAGTaactataataattttttacatattaaaattCACATTTGGATGGACGCAAAAAGTGTTATTTGAAggaattttgctcccctcccctcgtaAAATTTAAACCAAACATATTTATTAGAAATTTACCCTctctcccctccatctaccctgAACCAAACACACTTGTAACTtttataatgttttattttagtttttttcgtATAATTAGCGTGAGAAAACTTTGAAATCGGTCTCTATATCCGTCTCTAATTAGGTAACAAAAGACTAAAATTAAATGTTTTAGAAGTTATGGAACTAAGGTAAcaccaaaaaaaattaagaaatcaaTCTCAACCTAAAAATATAGTTAAAGGatcaaaatgaatattttatttattttgtaggaCTAAACTTACTTGCAGTTGCTTCTATATTGTTACTACTATTCTCCATTCAAGATATAACACGTGgagttaatattaaaaaataaatgtacaACAAACTCATGTTTTAACAGAGGATGTTTACTTGGGTACAGTTGTCATCTTATGAATTAATGGAAAAAAGCACCAAGAGCATAATTGGAACAACGCCTAAGTTTTATCCTACTttttatattaaaagaaaaaaatactgCATCATTATAATTTTAGATAAAGTATAAAATTGTAGTTGTTTAGAATGAAAGTTTGTGCTTGACTGACTTTTTCCATCttccatcatatatatatatatatatatatatatatatatatatatatatatatatatatatatatatatatatatatatatatatatatatatatatatatatatatatatcaagtgagTGCATTTTGTAATGAGAGATGAAGGTAtttgcattttataatgagagataagaaaaacaaatataaacaatttgattcatcaagagagaggaATTAATAGctacattaatgtattaacattctctcttgatgaattcaatAGTTGACATTTGTTGATCTCATCTCTCATtgcgcctatatatatatatatatatatatatatatatatatatatatatatatatatatatatatatatatatatatatatatatatatatatatatatatatatatatatatatatatatatggggacgactcaagtgagaacacttggttattatgagaaatgaaaacaatgaatcacgaccagtAAATTTtggtttgttgattttaatgaactgaattagtttctctttctattttgatttaaaataaatattaagaattatagaaagagaaatcaatctagtccattaaaatcgagaaatcaaaatttaatggtcgtgattcattgttctcatttctcataataaccaagttttctcacttgagtcgccccatatatatatatatatatatatatatatatatatatatatatatatatatatatatatatatatatatatatatatatatatatatgaggacgtATCAATTGAAAACTTTGGATACTATAAAAATTGACACCTTTTAATAACAACCTtgcgatttaaaatcaatgctcagataTGTATTTATGTCCTATGTATTTAAACCAGAatctatttattaattattgtcaTTCAAATTTGAGTGAAATTTgaggcattgattttaaatcatatgattattattaaaagttctcatttctcataaaaactaaagttctcatttgataggtctcatatgagaatgacattcttATGTGATAACATGAAAATGAATatgaaccattaaattttaaaataaattgtggaaattatgtgtcaatatttttttctccctcatctattattaaaataaatgatggatgaCAGAGAAAAAAGGAATGACACATAGTTTCCACCATTTAGTTTAAAATCAAATGGTTCAGATTtattctcatgttctcacataaGAATAACATTTTCATAGTTTCCATCATATCTTATGAGAAtgagtaagttatatgagaatgtgagaatgaatctaaaccattagattttaaaataaatggtgaagattatgcgtcattattttttctctctcctccatcatttattttaataatggaggagagagaaaaaaagattgacacataatctctaccatttattttaaaatataatggttcagattcattctcatgtcctcatataaaaatgtcattaAAAGAGTACTTTTAGAGAGAGGAGAGAGTGAGACCGAAGCCCCCAGGCGATTTGGGGTTTTTTCTCACGAGCTTCTGTTTCATCcgtttcttctcttctcttccgtGGATCGCCGGCGACTCTTTTCTCCTTTGTGGATGTTCTCTTGGCTCACGACACTGAGAAACATCATTTACTTGATTTTGGTTTAAATTCCTGGTCTTAGGGCCAGGGACCTTGTCAGGAACGTGGTGTAAGCTTAGTGTTGTCATGGGTTGATTGGGTTTCCATTCGGTCGCGATTTCATATCTGGTTTCGGGTTCTCGGGTTTTCTCTTCTTCGGGGAGGTCATTTAAAGGTGGCGCATATGCAGAAGGAAGGTTGGACGAAGGTTTTGTATTCCAAACGAGTAGGGGCGCGGTGGGACACGTTTCCTTTCGGTGGCAGGAATCGGAATGTCGCGACCGATAAGGTAACGTCTTTGTACATTTCTGAGTTTCCTGAGGAGTATTCTGCGAGGAATCTTTTTGAGCTGTTCGGTTGCAATGGAAACATTGTGGAGGTTGTGATATCGCCAAGGAGAAACAGTTTCGGAAAACTCTTTGGTTTCGCGAGGTTTACAGATGTTGGTGACGCGAGGATGTTGGCTGTCCATTTGGATAATATAATAATCGCGGGAAGGAAGATTCATGTAAATTTACCCAGGTTTTCCAGGGCAAGTCCAGGTGCGAAAGGGAGGAAGGGAGCAGGGGGCTTCAATCCTTCTGCCAGAAAGGTTGGGAGTAACAACTTTAGGGAGTTGGCTGCTTTTAGGAGCACTGCGGTTTCTTACAAGGAGGCAGTTAACTCAAATTCTAAGTCAGCAGGAAACGCAAGTGGTTAGGAAAATTGTCTTCTCAAATTTCAATACAATGCGAGTAGTAGGCGTAGATTCGAGAAGGCGTATGTGGCCAAGGTGAGTATCCCGAGCTCAGCTCATAACATTCAAACGTACCTTGAAATAGAAGGGGTGTATGCGATTAAGGTTACTCCGCTCGGAAGGAATTGCTGTTTGTTAGAGGAGAAAGAGGAGGGCTTTATTAGGGATCTTGTAAATGAAGGTGATTCGTGGTAGAAGTCGTGGTTTTCTGAAGTGGGATGCGGGAAAGAGATTTTAGTAGGGATGCGTGGATTAGAATTTACGACATCCCTGCTCATGTGTGGAATTTGGTTTTTTTTGTCGCTTTGGCGGAAGTTTGGGGCAAGTTTATTTGTGTGGACGAAAATACCGCCGAGGGGAAAGCCTTTGATGTTGCTAGGATAATGCTGAACCTACCTATTTCTACTACTGTGCCAGACTGTGTTACGGTTAGTATCGATGGAGTTCCTTGTAAACTTTTTGTTAGGGAAGACATAGCTGGGACTTACCGTACGGTTGCGGCTAATCTGCAGGCTCCGCTTTCATCTGGAGATTCTTTTGAATCTGGAACAGATTGGGGAGATTTCTTATCGGACTCGGAGAAGGTGGTAGATTCGATTGGGTTGGTGGACACCCAGGGACATGTGATTAGTGAACCTGTGCTGAGTAAGGAGTGGGGAGGTAGCAAAGGAAGGTTGGAGGAAGGGATAGAAGTCAATAGGGGTGTGGTTTCAAAGCATAAGACCTTAAACGGGGGGTGTTCGACAAATCGCTAGCTATACTTAGGAGCTCTACGATTGATAGTACCGCTGACACTTACCCAAGTAACTCAGTTGCTGTTGCTGTTCCGGTTGGACCCATCGGTGTTAGCGACGGGAAGTTTGGAGGTGAGGATAATGGGAGGAGTGGTTACGGTGCAGGTGACATTCTGAAGGAAGCCAGTGTGACTTCCAGCAGCATGGCAAGGAACGGTGCAGGGGATAAGAATCGCAGCAGTGGGGGTGTAAAGAAGCTGAGAAAGGTTGGAATCAACAAGATGAAGGGAGGGTGTGTGGGGGCTGTTCTTCATCTGCAGCGGGTAGGAAAATGGCTGTTAAAGGCGGAGCCAATGATCAATTTGTTTCTCTTAGAGGGAAGGATTTAAACTTCAGCAACAAAGGAAATTTGGTGCACGGGTCATCTATTGGATCGGGGAATAATAATACAAGCAGAAGCTTTTCGGTGTGTTATGGTGATCAATCCGAAGAGTCGGATATTAGAAGAAATAATGGTAGGCAATGGGACTTCTTAAAAAGGGATATGGGAGATAAATTATGGGAGGCAATTGTGGCTTTAGGGGTGGTTGACGTGGAGGGTCTCTTTACTCTTGACAAAAGGATTGGTAGTTTGAATAATAACAAGGAAAACGTGGAAGAATGTCGAAAGGAGAAAATTCTTACGGTGCAATGATTTTAGGATCATTAAACATTAGGGGGTAGTGAGTGCACTAAAAAGGAGGAGCATAAGTTCTATTATTTCAAAAGGGAAGGCGGACATCTTTCTTTTGCAAGAAACTAAGGTGACTAATATGACAGATGAATTGGCTCACAGTTTTTGGAGAAACACCGAaattggtttttctttttctaattcaGTTGGAAGATCAGGGGGGATTATCACTCTTTGGAAAAAGGATACGATGGAGGTTTTAAATAGTTTCAAGGGGGAAGGCTACTTGGGGATAAAGGTTAGATCGATGGAAAATCTTTATTATGTTGTGAACATTTATTCTTCTTGTGATTATTCCAAAAAGAAATCATTGTGGGCGGAATTGCTTGCTTTGAAGTTGAAGATGGGAGACGGAGAATGGATCATGGGAGGTGATTTCGACGCAATCAAGAACGGGAGGGAGAGGAGAGGAAGGGCGGACATGAGTAATAACAAAGAAGTCGAGCTATTTGAGGAGTTTATTTTTTTGAGTGGATTGGTGGATGTTCCGTGTAAAGGAAAAAAATTCTCATGGTTTAGTGGAGATGGTAAATCAAAAAGTCGGATCGATCACTTTCTTGTTTCGAGCACGGTTGTAGAAAGGTGGGATGTTATAGGTCAATTGATAGGGGATAGGGATATCTCAGATCATTGCCCGATTTGGCTCATGTCGGATAACAAAAATTGGGGACCGAAGCCATTCAAattcaacaatgaatggttttCTTCAAAGGAGTTTATTCCGTTTGTGGAGAAGGAGTGGAATAGCTTGGATGTCCAAGGTAGAGGGGCTTTCATATTAAAGGAGAAGTTAAGACTTTTCAAAGAGATTATTAAGAGATGGAACAAGGAGGTGTTTGGTAAGTTCGATTTGGAGGTTGATGATGTTGTCAACAATATCAATGCCTCCGATGAAAGGTTAGATTTCAACTCTTTACCCTCCTCGTTTGATGAAGAAGTGACCCGTAGGAAGGAAGACACATGTAGTTTTTGGAAGAAACTTAGAATTAAAGAAAACATGCTTTTGCAAAGATCTCGCTTGAGTTGGCTTAAGGAGGGTGATTCGAATAGTGGCTTTTTCCATAAAGTTATGAAACAAATAAGAAGAAACAATCATATTGGCCCGATCCTTTCTTCGAGTGGCATGGTGGAAACCGTGGAAGATGTTAGGGAGGCGGTTTTCTCCCACTTTGAGAGGAAATTCTCCGATCCGTGTGGTAGTAGACCTTTATTGGACGGGGTTCCCTTTAAGGCAATTAGCAGGGAAGAAGCGGTGGAATTGGAGAAACCTTTTCTTGAGGAGGAGATTAAAAGGGAGGTTTGGGAGTGTGGTGGAGCGAAGAGCCCGGGGCCCGATGGTTACTCTTTCCTCTTCTTTAAGAGGTGTTGGCATATTATTAAAGAAGACGTTATTAATTTTTTCAATCATTTTTTACGGGAGGTTCTATTGCTAAGGGCATCACTTCATCTTTTTTGACTCTTATTCAGAAATCGAAAAACACTATTGGTTTGGATGAGTATAGACCGATTTGCTTGGTGGGATGTTTATATAAGGCGGTAGCTAAACTCTTGGCGGGTAGATTAAAGGTAGTGTTAAATTCCATTATTTCTCCATGTCAAAATGCCTTTGATCCGGATCGCCAATTACTAGATGGGGTTGTGGTGGCAAATGAGGTGGTGGATTTTGCGAGAAAGGAGGGTCGCAATTGTATGCTTTTcaaggtggattttgaaaaggcttacgACAATGTTTGATGGAATTTCTTACGGTATATGTTACATAGAATGGGGTTTGGGGAAAAGTGGAAAAGGTGGATGGAGCTTTTGGTCTTCTCTAGCAATATGTCGGTCCTTGTGAACGGAAGCCCTACAAAGGAATTCAAAGTTTCAAAAGGACTAAGACAAGGTGATCCCCtttcaccttttctttttgtcctAGTGGTGGAAGGTCTTACGGGTCTTGTGAAAAATTCCATGCTTTCGGGAGATTTTCAAGGGTTTGCTTTCAGTGAAAATTGTAAAGTCGACATCcttcaattcgcggatgatactTTGCTAGTGGGGGAAGGTAGTTGGAAGCATGTGTGGGCGATGCGTGCGGTTCTTCGAGCATTTGAACTTGTGTCGGGTTTAGGAATTAATTATCACAAGAGTAAATTGATCGGTATTAATTCTAATCCCCATTTTTTAGAGGTGgtctctctttttctttcttgtaGGTTGGAAGAGAGCAGTTTCCACTTCTTGGGAATTCCAATTGGTTTCAATCCAAGGAAGGAAGCTTCTTAGaatcctcttctccaaaaaatgAGAAGTCGCTTGGAAGGATGGACGAATCGCTTTTTAAATTTGGGAGGGCTTATCACTCTTCTCAAATCCGTTCTTAGCTCCTTGTGTATCTTTACGGTATCCTTCTACA contains these protein-coding regions:
- the LOC131625084 gene encoding uncharacterized mitochondrial protein AtMg01250-like, with product MGFGEKWKRWMELLVFSSNMSVLVNGSPTKEFKVSKGLRQGDPLSPFLFVLVVEGLTGLVKNSMLSGDFQGFAFSENCKVDILQFADDTLLVGEGSWKHVWAMRAVLRAFELVSGLGINYHKSKLIGINSNPHFLEVVSLFLSCRLEESSFHFLGIPIGFNPRKEAS